A genomic segment from Streptomyces antibioticus encodes:
- a CDS encoding MFS transporter produces the protein MRRPLTLASSVAGAAIVALDGTALTVAQPTLRHDLHASVAQVQWTGTGYLVAVAALLVFAGRLGDRYGHRRVFGIGMLGFGAASAGIVAAPDVRWVIGLRVAQGVFGALLQPATLGMLRTAYPPDRLRTPIAVRTAAIGVAAAAGPVVGGALATEFGWRSVFLLNLAPTLLFGALALASREKRRPATGTSGEKARPSAAGPLDLPGALLLGTSLACLVHTLVTLPHLTWSAPAALLAGAAFVRHERRAPAPTLPADVIGSPAVGAALLLLVTVSAALNGGLFACVYVLQDGLGLTPLHSALLALPLPVLLIGAAPVSAVLLRRAGARATVTGATVLLAAGLLVLAAAPGPVLFCAGFALVGAGFGTVMVAATHVVVRRAPVASAGVAGGLQQTAMNVGPALGVAAATVLMGTGAGRSPLVLLAVAALAALPVCRALPGRSPHVGAAAQAAKSDTPHTGHGRETGPYARSLGNDGH, from the coding sequence GTGAGGCGGCCCCTGACGCTGGCGAGCAGTGTGGCGGGCGCCGCGATCGTCGCGCTCGACGGCACCGCGCTCACCGTCGCCCAGCCCACCCTGCGGCACGATCTGCACGCCTCGGTCGCCCAGGTCCAGTGGACCGGCACCGGCTATCTCGTCGCCGTGGCGGCCCTGTTGGTGTTCGCCGGACGGCTCGGCGACCGCTACGGACACCGCCGGGTCTTCGGTATCGGCATGCTCGGCTTCGGCGCCGCGTCGGCGGGCATCGTGGCGGCGCCCGACGTGCGCTGGGTGATCGGACTGCGGGTGGCACAGGGGGTGTTCGGGGCGCTGCTGCAACCGGCCACCCTCGGGATGCTGCGCACCGCCTATCCGCCCGACCGGCTGCGCACCCCGATCGCCGTACGGACGGCGGCCATCGGGGTGGCGGCGGCCGCGGGGCCGGTGGTCGGCGGGGCGCTCGCCACGGAGTTCGGCTGGCGGTCGGTGTTCCTGCTGAACCTCGCGCCCACCCTGCTGTTCGGCGCGCTCGCCCTCGCCTCCCGGGAGAAACGGCGACCGGCGACCGGCACCTCGGGCGAGAAGGCGCGCCCGTCCGCAGCCGGGCCCCTGGACCTCCCCGGCGCCCTGCTGCTCGGCACGTCCCTTGCGTGCCTGGTGCACACCCTCGTCACCCTCCCCCACCTGACCTGGTCGGCGCCCGCCGCCCTGCTCGCCGGGGCCGCCTTCGTCCGGCACGAGCGCCGCGCCCCCGCACCGACGCTGCCCGCGGACGTCATCGGCTCCCCCGCCGTCGGCGCCGCGCTCCTGCTGCTGGTCACGGTGTCGGCGGCCCTCAACGGCGGCCTGTTCGCCTGCGTCTACGTCCTCCAGGACGGCCTCGGTCTGACCCCGCTGCACAGCGCCCTGCTCGCCCTGCCCCTGCCGGTCCTGCTGATCGGCGCCGCGCCGGTGTCGGCCGTCCTGCTGCGCCGGGCCGGGGCCCGCGCCACGGTCACGGGGGCCACCGTCCTGCTCGCCGCCGGTCTGCTCGTGCTGGCCGCGGCCCCGGGACCGGTCCTGTTCTGCGCCGGGTTCGCGCTGGTCGGCGCCGGGTTCGGCACCGTGATGGTCGCGGCCACCCATGTCGTCGTACGCCGGGCCCCCGTGGCGTCGGCGGGCGTGGCGGGCGGGTTGCAGCAGACGGCGATGAACGTCGGTCCCGCGCTGGGCGTGGCGGCCGCGACCGTGCTGATGGGCACCGGCGCGGGCCGCTCGCCGCTGGTGCTGCTGGCCGTCGCGGCGCTGGCCGCCCTGCCGGTCTGCCGGGCCCTGCCCGGGCGTTCACCGCACGTCGGGGCCGCTGCACAGGCCGCAAAGAGCGACACACCCCACACGGGGCACGGACGGGAAACGGGTCCCTACGCCCGTTCCCTGGGCAACGATGGGCACTGA
- a CDS encoding TetR/AcrR family transcriptional regulator produces the protein MSDPEKPGPDLRTRLVDVGVDLVALEGAGALTLREIARRAGVSHGAPRRYFPTHLELLSAIARRGFTELAVRVTTALGDGTAGSRTQLSELGRTYLEFALDNAGMYELMFRHDLLESGHLRLRDTSLPLFGVLVELVGRVRGPESSPSEARAVAAALWANLHGIAQLWGWGSLQLATGAADFTPLLRTALDAHLGPEDGR, from the coding sequence ATGAGCGATCCCGAGAAGCCAGGACCGGACCTCCGCACCCGTCTCGTCGACGTCGGCGTGGACCTGGTGGCCCTGGAGGGCGCCGGCGCGCTGACGCTGCGGGAGATCGCCCGCCGGGCCGGGGTCTCGCACGGGGCGCCGCGCCGCTACTTCCCCACCCATCTGGAGCTGCTGTCGGCCATCGCCCGCCGCGGTTTCACCGAGCTGGCCGTCCGGGTGACCACGGCCCTCGGCGACGGCACCGCGGGCTCGCGGACCCAGCTCTCCGAACTGGGGCGCACCTACCTGGAGTTCGCTCTCGACAACGCCGGCATGTACGAGCTGATGTTCCGTCACGATCTGCTGGAGAGCGGCCATCTGCGGCTGCGGGACACCAGCCTGCCGCTGTTCGGCGTCCTGGTGGAGCTGGTCGGACGGGTCCGCGGACCCGAGTCGTCCCCCTCCGAGGCCCGCGCGGTCGCCGCCGCGCTGTGGGCGAACCTGCACGGCATCGCCCAGCTCTGGGGCTGGGGCAGCCTCCAACTCGCCACCGGGGCCGCCGACTTCACCCCACTGCTGCGCACCGCGCTGGACGCGCACCTCGGACCGGAGGACGGCCGGTGA
- a CDS encoding PPOX class F420-dependent oxidoreductase — MTQDTTRHALLALLSEGRSGVLVTLKRDGRPQLSNVTHHYYPDEEVVRISVTDGRAKTRNLRRDPRASFHVTTPDHRAYTVVEATADLTPVAEDPYDATVEELVRLYRDVLGEHPDWEDYRAAMVRDRRLVVRLRVERAYGIPTGG, encoded by the coding sequence ATGACTCAGGACACGACCCGCCACGCGCTGCTCGCCCTGCTCTCCGAGGGCCGCAGCGGCGTACTGGTCACCCTCAAGCGCGACGGACGGCCCCAGTTGTCGAACGTCACCCACCACTACTACCCGGACGAGGAGGTCGTCCGGATCTCCGTCACCGACGGCCGCGCCAAGACCCGCAACCTGCGCCGTGACCCGCGCGCGTCCTTCCACGTCACCACCCCGGACCACCGCGCCTACACGGTCGTCGAGGCCACCGCCGACCTGACGCCCGTCGCCGAGGACCCCTACGACGCCACCGTGGAGGAACTGGTCCGCCTGTACCGCGACGTCCTGGGCGAGCACCCCGACTGGGAGGACTACCGCGCCGCGATGGTCCGCGACCGCCGCCTGGTGGTGCGGCTGCGCGTGGAGCGGGCGTACGGGATTCCTACTGGCGGCTGA